In a genomic window of Amyelois transitella isolate CPQ chromosome 29, ilAmyTran1.1, whole genome shotgun sequence:
- the LOC106139702 gene encoding low density lipoprotein receptor adapter protein 1: MAEAETPITVDDLPMSFQVKYLGQRDAKGLWGIKHTRKPVDLMVAAAKALPPDQILPIVKLVISTDGVLLETLNHGVKRDQFESMSVFFKIESISYGVQDLVYTRVFSMITVKDTANVKGLNPFECHGFVCESRNAARRLIYSLSAAFQDYSRRVKELQAGPGESDERHPSFKKRFAIDLRTPEEIEADLETEA, from the exons ATGGCGGAAGCTGAGACACCAATAACTGTAGATGACTTGCCTATGAGTTTTCAG GTCAAATACTTAGGTCAGAGAGATGCTAAAGGTTTATGGGGTATAAAGCATACGAGGAAGCCGGTAGACCTGATGGTAGCTGCTGCAAAAGCGTTACCTCCAG ATCAAATCCTGCCAATAGTCAAACTTGTTATATCGACCGACGGCGTCTTATTGGAAACATTAAATCATGGCGTCAAAAGAGACCAATTCGAATCGATGTCTGTGTTCTTCAAAATTGAATCCATATCCTATGGAGTCCAAGATCTGGTGTACACCAGGGTATTCTCCATGATCACTGTTAAGGACACTGCTAATGTTAAAGGGTTAAACCCGTTTGAGTGTCACGGCTTCGTCTGTGAATCGAG AAACGCTGCGAGACGCCTTATATACTCGCTTTCAGCCGCCTTCCAAGATTATTCTAGAAGAGTGAAAGAGTTGCAAGCAGGTCCAGGAg AGTCAGACGAACGACATCCCAGTTTCAAGAAGCGATTCGCAATAGACTTGAGAACGCCAGAGGAAATCGAGGCAGACTTGGAGACAGAGGCTTAA